CCCCCTCTCCGAGCGCGGCCGCCGTCAGGCGTCGCAGCTCGCGATCCGCATGACGCCGCTCGGCATCGCGCGTGTCGTGACGAGCGATCTCGCGCGCGCGGTCGAGACCGCGGAGGCGGTGGCCGCAGCGACGGGCGCGCCGCTCGTCGCGGATCCGTTGCTGCGCGAGCGGGACTTCGGCGACATCCGCGGGATGCCGTACGACGCGATCGGCGTCGACCCGTTCGGCGCCGCATACGCGCCTCCGAACGGCGAGACGTGGAGCGTCTTCTACGCGCGCGTCGCCGAAGCCTGGCGCCGCGTGGTGGGGCTCGCCGCGGCGACCGAGGG
This genomic window from Deltaproteobacteria bacterium contains:
- a CDS encoding histidine phosphatase family protein; this encodes MAIYVARHGETELNARRIFQRPTTPLSERGRRQASQLAIRMTPLGIARVVTSDLARAVETAEAVAAATGAPLVADPLLRERDFGDIRGMPYDAIGVDPFGAAYAPPNGETWSVFYARVAEAWRRVVGLAAATEGHVVVVTHGLVCRALVERHLALAAGTTAPALWGNTALTEVETGPPWTVRLLACTAHLDDDGWPPAPGAV